Proteins found in one Zea mays cultivar B73 chromosome 1, Zm-B73-REFERENCE-NAM-5.0, whole genome shotgun sequence genomic segment:
- the LOC100383082 gene encoding putative cytochrome P450 superfamily protein, which produces MGEAQDYYDTSTALAAAAAAAAGLALLAVCSYYLLVGRRRGGGGGKAPKRYAPVVGTVFHQLYHVRRLHDYHTDLFRERKTFQLLVPAGRRQIYTCDPAVVEHILRTNFANYGKGSFNYENMTDLLGDGIFAVDGDKWRQQRKIASYDFSTRALRDFSGSVFKRNAARLAGIVSGKAASGQPMEFQGLALRATMDSIFTIAFGLDLDTLGGSAEGSRFAAAFDDASEFTLLRYVNAFWKAQRFLGVGSEAALKKRVKVVDEFVYKRIRERAQELSDSKLATEDTVPDSRQDMLSRFIHTATNESGTVDYKYLRDIILNIVIAGKDTTAGALAWFLYMACKHPEIQEKICQEAAKATDASETAGVDEFAQSLTDEALNKMHYLHAALTETLRLYPSVPLDNKQCFGDDVLPDGSSVSKGDIVFYVPYAMGRMEYLWGKDAEVFRPERWLDQDGEFQQESPFKFTAFQAGPRICLGKEFAYRQMKIFAAVLLRFFVFRLRDGDKASVNYRTMITLHIDEGLHLTATAR; this is translated from the exons ATGGGAGAAGCACAAGACTACTACGACACCTCCACGGctctggccgccgccgccgccgccgccgccggcctcgCGCTGCTCGCGGTCTGCTCGTACTACCTGCTCgtcgggcggcgccgcggcggcggcggcggcaaggcgcCGAAGCGGTACGCGCCGGTGGTGGGGACGGTGTTCCACCAGCTGTACCACGTCCGGCGGCTGCACGACTACCACACGGACCTGTTCCGGGAGCGCAAGACCTTCCAGCTGCTGGTGCCGGCCGGCCGGCGGCAGATATACACGTGCGACCCCGCCGTGGTCGAGCACATCCTCAGGACCAACTTCGCCAACTACGGCAAG GGAAGCTTCAACTACGAGAACATGACTGACCTGCTCGGCGACGGCATCTTCGCCGTGGACGGCGACAAGTGGAGGCAGCAGCGGAAGATCGCCAGCTACGACTTCTCCACGAGGGCGCTGCGCGACTTCAGCGGCTCGGTCTTCAAGAGGAACGCCGCGAGGCTCGCCGGCATCGTCTCCGGCAAGGCGGCGTCCGGGCAGCCCATGGAGTTCCAGGGCCTCGCGCTCAGGGCGACCATGGACTCCATCTTCACCATCGCCTTCGGCCTGGACCTAGACACGCTGGGCGGCTCGGCGGAAGGGAGCCGCTTCGCCGCGGCGTTCGACGACGCCAGCGAGTTCACGCTGCTCCGCTACGTGAACGCGTTCTGGAAGGCGCAGAGGTTCCTCGGCGTAGGCTCCGAGGCGGCGCTCAAGAAGCGGGTCAAGGTCGTCGACGAGTTCGTGTACAAGCGCATCCGCGAGAGAGCCCAGGAGCTCTCCGACAGCAAGCTGGCGACCGAGGACACTGTCCCT GATTCGAGGCAAGACATGCTGTCCAGATTCATCCACACGGCCACGAACGAGTCCGGGACGGTGGACTACAAGTACCTGAGGGACATCATACTGAACATAGTCATCGCCGGCAAGGACACGACGGCGGGGGCGCTCGCCTGGTTCCTCTACATGGCGTGCAAGCACCCGGAGATCCAGGAGAAGATCTGCCAGGAGGCCGCAAAGGCGACCGACGCCAGCGAGACGGCGGGCGTGGACGAGTTCGCGCAGAGCCTGACCGACGAGGCCCTGAACAAGATGCACTACCTGCACGCCGCGCTGACCGAGACGCTCAGGTTGTACCCGTCGGTTCCTCTG GATAACAAGCAGTGCTTCGGAGACGACGTCCTGCCTGACGGTTCCAGCGTCAGCAAGGGAGACATCGTGTTCTACGTCCCCTACGCCATGGGCCGGATGGAGTACCTCTGGGGCAAGGACGCCGAGGTGTTCCGGCCGGAGCGGTGGCTGGATCAGGACGGAGAGTTCCAGCAGGAGAGCCCGTTCAAATTCACAGCGTTCCAG GCTGGTCCGAGGATATGCCTGGGGAAGGAGTTCGCGTACCGGCAGATGAAGATCTTCGCGGCGGTGCTCCTCCGATTCTTCGTGTTCCGCCTGCGCGACGGCGACAAAGCGAGCGTGAATTACCGGACCATGATCACGCTCCACATCGACGAGGGTCTGCATCTGACAGCGACGGCGAGATGA